The genome window CAGCAAAATACAAAGTGAGATAATGCTAAGAATTAAGAGTATAAAAACAGCATAAGAAATAGATAAAGCACCACTTGCTAAAGGTCGACCTTTAGTCCTTGCTACATACTTATCAAATTTTCTATCAAATATATCGTTAATAATACATCCACTACTCCTTGCAGTTATGCTACCTAGAATAAATAACGGCAATAAATGAGCTAATTCCGTGTTAGAAGGATTTGCAAGCAATAATCCAAATAAAGCAGGGAAAAAAACCAGCAAATAAGCTACCGGCTTATCCGCACGCATTAATTTTAAGGTAAGTAAAAGTTTGTTTGATGTCATTAATATTAAACTTTAAATTTAAATAAATGTAGCTATTTTATATGAATTAAGATAAAATACGCTGCAAGATAAAGCTACTAAATATTTTATGGTCAAAAAATTAAAGCATGATTCATTAGTAAAAACAGTAATGAGTGATCCAGTAGCAGCACAAGAATTTCTAGAATATTATTTACCTGATGATTTTAAGAACTTAGTAGATTTATCAAAAATAGTAGTAGAACAAGAAAGCTATATAGAGGAATCTTTAAACAAAAAATATAGTGATATAATATATAAAATTAGTACTAAGAGTAAAGAAGAAGCATTTGTATATGTGTTAATAGAAGCCCAATCAACAATTGATTATTGGACGGCTTTGCGGTTATGGAAATATACCTTATTGTTATGTGAAAGACATAAAAAAGGAAGAAGTAAATTACCGCTAGTTTATAATTTAGTTATTTACAATGGAAAAGAAGTTTATAATGCTCCAAGAAATTTGTGGAGTTTATTTACTGATAGTGTGATGGCAAAGAAATTAATGATGGAAGATTATCAGTTAGTCGATTTGCAAGCTATGTCAGATGATGAAATCGTCAAGAAAAAACATTTAGGTATGCTAGAATATATGATGAAGCATATCCATATGCGGGATATGATAAAACTATGGGAAAAGTTTTTAACAGAGTTTAAACATATTATAATACTAGATAAGGAAAGAGGTTATATTTACCTAAGATCATTCTTATGGTATACTAATGCAAAATTATCAAAACAAAAACAACCAGAATTAGTAGAAGTATTTACTAAGCATTTATCATCTAAAGATAAGGATACTATTATGAAAACTATCGCTGACACATATAGAGATGAAGGAAGACAAGAAGGTATACAAGAAGGCATTCAAGAAGCCAGAGGTGAATATAATAACTCAGTGAGTATAGCAAAAAGCATGTTTGCTCAGGGTTTTGAGATTCCTATTATTGCCAAAACTACCGGTTTTAAAGAAACTTTTATTCGTTCAATTGTAAAAAATTAATTAATCGTGCAAGCACCACTTGCACAAATTCTAAATCTCCAAATCATATCAATAGTAATAGCTCTATTGTCATAATCATATATAACCTTTATAATAAGATTCTTGAATCAACTATAAAATCTATGAAAGAATTTCCAAAAAATTACAATTTTACCGAAAATGAAAAAAAACGGCAGCAAATTTGGCAAGAGAAACAAATTTATGCTTATGATCCAAATATTTCAAAAGAAAACACTTATATAGTGGACACTCCGCCGCCGACTGTTTCAGGACAGCTACATATCGGGCATGTTTACAGCTATACGCAAACGGATTTTATCGTACGCTTTCAGCGTATGATGGGTAAGAATATCTTTTATCCTATGGGTTTTGACGATAACGGACTACCAACCGAAAGGCTTGTTGAAAAGCAGAAGCAGATCAAAGCTTATAATATGGGGAGAGATGAGTTTATAAAAATTTGTGAAGAGGTAGTAGCAAGTGAAGAAGAGAAATTTAGAAGCCTATTTAACCAAATAGCTTTATCGGTTGATTGGAGTTTAGAGTACCAAACTATCAGTCCGTTATCACGAAAAATATCACAAATGTCTTTTCTTGATTTAGTTAAGAAAGGCGAAATTTATCGTAATGATCAACCAATTTTATGGGATTCGGTAGATGGTACAGCTCTTGCCCAAGCTGATATTGAGGACAAGGAAAAAACCTCGTTCATGAATTATATAACTTTTAAAACCGAACAAGGATACCCGCTTACTATAGCAACTACAAGACCTGAATTATTGCCTGCTTGCGTAGCCGTATTCTATCACCCTGATGACAAGCGTTATAAGCATCTAGCAGGTAAATCAGCTATAACTCCGCTTTTTAATGGGAAAGTTCCGCTACTTGCCGATCCTTTAGTACAACAAGATAAAGGGACGGGACTGGTAATGTGCTGTACGTTTGGTGATCAAACGGATATTACTTGGTGGAAGACGCATAATTTACCTTTAAAAACTATTATTACTAAAAAGGGTACGATAGATTTCTCTCATGATATTGCTATAGACGGATTAAAAATTAAAGAAGCTCGAGCAAAAATAATAGATATTTTAAAAGAGCAAGAATTGCTTACTAAGCAAGAAGAGATAACTCATACCGTTAAATGTGCCGAGAGGTCAGGTGCACCTCTTGAGATATTAACCGTACCGCAATGGTTCGTTAAAACGATATCACATAAAGAAGCTCTACTTAAAAGAGCAAGTGAGTTAAACTGGCGTCCTAACAATATGAAAATTCGTTTAGAGAATTGGATTAATGCCATTAGCTGGGATTGGTGTATTAGTAGGCAGCGTTATTTTGGCGTACCCTTCCCTGTTTGGTACTCTAAAAGAGTAGGTGAAGAAGGAAAGATTTTATATGCCGATATTTCGCAGCTACCTGTCGATCCGTTAAAAGATTTACCTATTGGTTATAGTAAGGAGGAAGTAGAACCTGATTTTGATGTTATGGATACTTGGGCAACAAGCTCCGTTTCTCCTCAACTTTCCACTCATGGCATTTCTGATGATTTTGCTGTTAATAAAGATAGACATGATAAATTATTTCCGATGGATTTAAGACCTCAAGCACATGAAATTATTAGAACTTGGGCATTCTATACTATCTTAAAAGCTCATTTACACCAAAATACTCTACCGTGGAAAAATATCATGGTAAGCGGTTGGTGTTTAGCTGAAGATCGAAGCAAAATGTCAAAATCCAAAGGCAATGTTTTAGTTCCTGAAAAGCTGCTAGAACAATACGGTTCTGACGTGATACGTTATTGGTCGGCAAATTCAAAGCTAGGTGCTGATACTGCCTATTCTGAAGACGTTATGAAAAACGGCAAACGACTAGTCAATAAGCTTTGGAATGCTGCTAAATTTGTTTCTATACATTTTGAGAAATTAAAAGAGGAAGATAAACAAGCAAAGCTTTTAGATGTTAAAGAAAAAATCACTAACGAGTTTGATCAGTGGATGATTAATAAGCTAGTGGCGTTGGTTAAGCTAGCCACAAATGAGTTACAAAACTACGAATATGCAAATGCCATGCATCTGACGGAAAAATTCTTTTGGGCGATATTTTGTGATAATTATTTAGAAATAAGTAAAACAAGAAGCTATGACGAGGAGAGTAAAAATCCTAGCGGACAATATAGTAGCATATTAACTTTATATCATGTGATGCAAACTTTACTGAAACTATTTGCACCGTTCATGCCGCATATTACTGAAGAGTTATATCAGATATTATATAGTGAAAATTCTGTACACGAAAAAGGTAATTGGGTTAATTACGGTGACTTAAACTATAAAATCGACGCAAAAGGAGCAGAAGGACTGCTTGAAATCCTAGATATCGTCAGAAAATTCAAAGCTGAGAAAAATCTTTCTATTAAAGCTCCGATAAAATTGCTTGAAGTTAGCGGCATAGAATTATCTGCAGAATTAATAGAAGATTTAAAAAACGTCACATCGGCAGAAGAAATACAATTTGAGGACCAAGGTGATAAAATTAAAGTCAATGTTATCCTTTAAAAATATTATAGGCTTAATATTAATTATATTTGCCGGTATATTTTTTTATGCTTATATATTAGAACATGACTGGCGATATGTAACCTTAAGTGACGAACAAGTAAAAAAATATAGAATTAGCGAGGAAAAAGCTATTGCCCTTTATCAGTTAATGAAAGACACTCATGAGCTACTTGGTAAGAATAATATTAATTATTGGATAGAAGGCGGCACTCTGCTTGGAGCTGTTAGACATCAAGGTATAATTCCTTTTGACGATGATTTAGATATAGGGATAATGCACGAAGAAGAAATACACTTGCAGCAAATATTACCGCAATTTGAGCAACTCGGTTATACTGTTTCCTACGAGAGAGCTTATAATATATGCAAAAAAGCTTGTTTAGATATTTTTATTTTTCATAAAGAACAAAACAAATTTATATATACTAATTTAGCAGCTCGAGATAAGTATCCGAAGAGTTCATTTTATGATAATGAATTATATCCTTTAAAAAAATATAGATTCGGTAGTATAGAGGTTTATGGTCCCGCTGATCCTATAGGAAATCTAAATAGGCAATATCCAGAATGGGATAAGTATGCAGTGATAGAGCATTCCCATAGCTTACATTTACCTTTTTTATCGAATATCGAGAAAAAAACCAAATTTATACTAACGCAGGAATTGTTAAAACCGGCTCAGCCACTCGAACCACTAGAGGATAGAGTAACTTTTTAAAAAATATTATATTAACAGAGAAAATATAATTTAAGGTTCAAGGTGATAAAATTAAAGTTGATATTATCCTTTAAAAATATTTTACTCTTAATTCTTACTATTTTCGTCGGTGTATTGTGTTATGCTTATCTACTAGAACATAATTGGCGATATGTAACCCTAAGTGATGAACAAGTAAAAAAAATATAGGATTAGCGAGAAAAAAGCTATTGCCCTTTATCAGTTAATGAAAGATACTCATGAGCTACTTGGGAAGAATAATATTAATTATTGGATAGAAGGCGGCACTCTGCTTGGAGCCGTTAGACATCAAGGCATAATTCCTTTTGACGATGATTTAGATATCGGTATTATGCATGAAGACGAAATATTTCTGCAACAAATATTACCGCAATTTGAACAATTAGGATATCGTGTTCAACATCATAAAATTTATGTAATTTGCGGGGAGAGATGCTTAGATATTTTCGTATTTCATAAAGAAAATGATAAATTTGTTTATTCTAATCAGAGTATGCGTAATAAATATCCAAAGAGTTTATTTTATGATAATGAATTATATCCTTTAAAAAAATATAAATTCGGTAGTATAGAAGTATATGGTCCCTCTGAATATAAAGATTATTTGGATAGACAATATCCCGAATGGGAGAAATACGCAATAATATACAGCCCTCATAGCTTACATTTACCTTTTTTATCGAATATCGAGAAAAAAACCAAATTTATATTAACGCCGGAATTGTTAAAACCAGCTCAGCCACTCGGACCTCTAGAAGATAAAGTGAATATAGTCAATTCAGCTACATTTATTGGTATGTGCGAGGATATGGCTTATAATTAATGTCGAAATGGTCACATGATTTACATTTGACTAGATTACCTTTTTTACAAAAATTCATATCAAACAAATTGAGATAAGAAAGTAATAGCCGGTACTATCCATAAGCCCGGTTTATCAAAGCAAGAACCCGAAATAGCTTGTTTATTTTGAATCACTTGAAAACTAAACTTAGGTTTAAGTAATTCATGAAAATATTTTAAGCTTGAAGAAACGGTTGAGTCACTTACTTTTGCTTCCACTAAAATCCAAGGCTTCTCATCTTTTGTTATTACTAAATCGACTTCACGTTTTTGTTTATCACGAAGATAGTATAAACCAAAATCACCGAGTCCCGTTTCGTTCCAAAAATATACGGCTTTTAAAAGGTGAGAAGCTACAAGATTTTCAAATCTCGCTCCTATATCTTTTATTTGTGACCAGTCCCAAAGGTAATATTTAGGCTCTTTTATTAAGCTTTTTACAACATTTTTAGACCAAGGTTTGATCGCAAAACAATAATAATGCTTTTCTAGCAAAGATAGCCATCTTCTTATTGTTTGATCTGAAACTCTAACTTTATTAGCAAGGTTTGTATAGCTTATTAATGAACCGGCTTGCTCGTTTATAATACTAGCAAGCAATTCTAATGCATAAATATTATTTATATCTTCAGTATTTCTTACATCTTCTCTAAATAACTGCTCGAATCTTTGATTACTCCATATTCTATGAAATGTAGCCGTTGCTTTTAAATAGCTTTCTGCAAACCCTCCAAAATTTATTAGAGCTTCAAATTCATCTATAGTGATATTTTTGGGGCTTTTTATATAATCAATATTATTATCAAAATTTTTAGCTATTTCAGATACCGATAACGGATGCACGGTTAAATTTATATAACGCCCCATTAGGCTATCGCCGCCTTTTTTATATATATTTAATTTGGCACTACCTGTTATAATAAATTCAATATCTTCTCCGAATTTATCATAAAACCCTTTTACAAGATTTTTCCAATCTTTATATTTATGAATTTCATCTAATATTAAGCACGGTTTCTTATCGGATACGGTAGATAGTAGACTTTCAAAAAGCTCAGCATGTTTGTTTAAGATTTTATTTCTATCTTCTAGATAGTCCCAATTTAGGTAAATTGAATTGGGATTAGGCTTGATTACTTGTTTTGATATTGTAGTTTTTCCTACCTGTCTTGCTCCGCTTATAAATACAAGCTTACCATAGTTTGTTAGATATTCTTCAACTTGCTTTTTATATAACCTATCCATTATAATATCTCTATAAGTATTGCCAACATAAGACTTTTTTATGTCATTCTTGCTTTCGCGGGGCTTTGTTGTATGGATCGAAAAACCTACTCGATTTCATCCCCGCTTTTAGCTAGGAATGATATACAAGTCTGCTGGTAATGCCATAAGTTTATAAAAATATTATAAGTAAATGTCGAAATGGTCAAGACTATTCCGATATTTATAACGAAATGGTCACATAAATTACAAAACATATGCCTTATTTATTACCGGTTACCGCAACTACGATAGTTATTTTATTAGCTTTAATAATTTGGTTTTATGTGAAAACTAAAACCTTAAAAACGCAGCTACAATTCTTATCGGAGCAGAATTTAGAAATTAACAATAATAACCAATTATTGAACCAAGAAAAAATAGGATATTTACAGAAAATTGAGCAATTGAAGTGCAAAGTAGAATATCAAGAGCAAACTATTAAGGATTCAGAAAAAATAAGAGAGGAGTCATTTTCATCAGCAAAAGCTGCTTTATTTGACCTTGGGAAAGATTTATCCAAGCAATTAATAGAGATACATAAAATGGAAAACAATGCAGCAAGAGAGTTAGCCGAGAAAAATATCGCTACTGCTTCCGGAAAGTTTAATAGTGAGTTTGAGCGGTTGATTACGATGGTAGGAGCGTTAAATAAAGATATAGAACAATCGAAAGGCACGGTTGATTTGATAAAACAGTCGCTACTTTCTCCAATCGGTGCGGGGCTGCTTGCTGAAATTACGCTTGAGAATATTCTAAAATCTTCGGGCTTACGTCCTAATTTAGATTTCATTATGCAATACGGCTTAACTACGCTCGACAGTGGAAAGTTAAGACCCGACGCTCTTATTTTTCTTCCTTCCGGTAATTTAATGGTTATTGATTCTAAAGCTTCAAAGTTTCTAGTTGATGAGCAGGATAATAGCGGGAATCTTAGCAAAACTATGAATTATCATTTAAAATCTCTAGCTAATAAAGACTATGCCGAAAATATTTTAACTAATCTAAACAAAAAGGATCAGAGCTTTAACAATGTTATTACTTTAATGTTTTTACCAACTGAACAAGCGGTCGAAAAAGTCATTGCAGCCGACCCTGAATTTTTACAAAAAGCTTGGAGCTGTAATATCTTTCCCGTAGGACCTGCCGGGCTTATGAATATGCTATCATTTGCAAAATTTCAAATTACCGATCATCGTCGTTCAGAAAATTATAAGGTAATTATTGAAGAAGTAAGAAAATTACTAAGCTCTATCGGTACTATGGCTGATTATTCTCAAAAAATCGGTAATAACCTGCATAATATGGTTACTAATTACGATAAATTTGCCGCCTCGTTTAATCGTAATTTTATGTCGAGAGTTAAGAACATTCACAAACTCGGCATTGATTCAGGAAATAAAGCCATGCCAGCAGCATTAGAGCGTTATCAAATCGTTTCTTCTAAATCTGAGATTATCGAAGTAGAAGCAGAAAATCCACCACAAATAGAAGAAAAATTATAGAGGTATACTATAACCTTACCTATAATGCTCATAACGAATAATTTGTGTCGGATTCATAAATATCCTTGCATTATGCTTAGAACGCATACACTCATGTAGATACACATGCTCGCAATCTTCTTTTATAGAATCGTAAAAGCAGTTTTCAAAGAATTTTCTTTTATATATGGCAAGACTATTAAAACACGAATTTACCGGTAGTAAATCTGAATCCGGAGGATATATTTTCTGCATTAAAGCAAGGTTTTCCGTATCAAAATAACTCTTGCCGGTTTTTAGGTTATACTCATACGGTGTATAGGAAAATTCTTCATTACGAAAGGCAAAAGCATCATACATTTGTCCTTTGGAGTTAAATATTCCATTTGAGCATACAACATCCCAACGATCAATTTTGCTAAAACTGTCTAATATTCCCCTAATATCAATACCGTAACCTATATCCATATCAAGAATAATTACTATATCAAACTCATCAAATTCACTTGTATTTAAAATTTCTAGATATTTATTCCTAATATCCGCTAGGAACTTTATAGAAGGTCTTTTTTGGTTAAAAAAGTCCTGTGATATAATTTTTACTTTATGATTTATTAACTGCCACA of Rickettsia tillamookensis contains these proteins:
- a CDS encoding Rpn family recombination-promoting nuclease/putative transposase, whose translation is MVKKLKHDSLVKTVMSDPVAAQEFLEYYLPDDFKNLVDLSKIVVEQESYIEESLNKKYSDIIYKISTKSKEEAFVYVLIEAQSTIDYWTALRLWKYTLLLCERHKKGRSKLPLVYNLVIYNGKEVYNAPRNLWSLFTDSVMAKKLMMEDYQLVDLQAMSDDEIVKKKHLGMLEYMMKHIHMRDMIKLWEKFLTEFKHIIILDKERGYIYLRSFLWYTNAKLSKQKQPELVEVFTKHLSSKDKDTIMKTIADTYRDEGRQEGIQEGIQEARGEYNNSVSIAKSMFAQGFEIPIIAKTTGFKETFIRSIVKN
- a CDS encoding valine--tRNA ligase, with amino-acid sequence MKEFPKNYNFTENEKKRQQIWQEKQIYAYDPNISKENTYIVDTPPPTVSGQLHIGHVYSYTQTDFIVRFQRMMGKNIFYPMGFDDNGLPTERLVEKQKQIKAYNMGRDEFIKICEEVVASEEEKFRSLFNQIALSVDWSLEYQTISPLSRKISQMSFLDLVKKGEIYRNDQPILWDSVDGTALAQADIEDKEKTSFMNYITFKTEQGYPLTIATTRPELLPACVAVFYHPDDKRYKHLAGKSAITPLFNGKVPLLADPLVQQDKGTGLVMCCTFGDQTDITWWKTHNLPLKTIITKKGTIDFSHDIAIDGLKIKEARAKIIDILKEQELLTKQEEITHTVKCAERSGAPLEILTVPQWFVKTISHKEALLKRASELNWRPNNMKIRLENWINAISWDWCISRQRYFGVPFPVWYSKRVGEEGKILYADISQLPVDPLKDLPIGYSKEEVEPDFDVMDTWATSSVSPQLSTHGISDDFAVNKDRHDKLFPMDLRPQAHEIIRTWAFYTILKAHLHQNTLPWKNIMVSGWCLAEDRSKMSKSKGNVLVPEKLLEQYGSDVIRYWSANSKLGADTAYSEDVMKNGKRLVNKLWNAAKFVSIHFEKLKEEDKQAKLLDVKEKITNEFDQWMINKLVALVKLATNELQNYEYANAMHLTEKFFWAIFCDNYLEISKTRSYDEESKNPSGQYSSILTLYHVMQTLLKLFAPFMPHITEELYQILYSENSVHEKGNWVNYGDLNYKIDAKGAEGLLEILDIVRKFKAEKNLSIKAPIKLLEVSGIELSAELIEDLKNVTSAEEIQFEDQGDKIKVNVIL
- a CDS encoding LicD family protein, encoding MIKLKSMLSFKNIIGLILIIFAGIFFYAYILEHDWRYVTLSDEQVKKYRISEEKAIALYQLMKDTHELLGKNNINYWIEGGTLLGAVRHQGIIPFDDDLDIGIMHEEEIHLQQILPQFEQLGYTVSYERAYNICKKACLDIFIFHKEQNKFIYTNLAARDKYPKSSFYDNELYPLKKYRFGSIEVYGPADPIGNLNRQYPEWDKYAVIEHSHSLHLPFLSNIEKKTKFILTQELLKPAQPLEPLEDRVTF
- a CDS encoding ATP-binding protein, with the protein product MDRLYKKQVEEYLTNYGKLVFISGARQVGKTTISKQVIKPNPNSIYLNWDYLEDRNKILNKHAELFESLLSTVSDKKPCLILDEIHKYKDWKNLVKGFYDKFGEDIEFIITGSAKLNIYKKGGDSLMGRYINLTVHPLSVSEIAKNFDNNIDYIKSPKNITIDEFEALINFGGFAESYLKATATFHRIWSNQRFEQLFREDVRNTEDINNIYALELLASIINEQAGSLISYTNLANKVRVSDQTIRRWLSLLEKHYYCFAIKPWSKNVVKSLIKEPKYYLWDWSQIKDIGARFENLVASHLLKAVYFWNETGLGDFGLYYLRDKQKREVDLVITKDEKPWILVEAKVSDSTVSSSLKYFHELLKPKFSFQVIQNKQAISGSCFDKPGLWIVPAITFLSQFV
- a CDS encoding DNA recombination protein RmuC; this encodes MPYLLPVTATTIVILLALIIWFYVKTKTLKTQLQFLSEQNLEINNNNQLLNQEKIGYLQKIEQLKCKVEYQEQTIKDSEKIREESFSSAKAALFDLGKDLSKQLIEIHKMENNAARELAEKNIATASGKFNSEFERLITMVGALNKDIEQSKGTVDLIKQSLLSPIGAGLLAEITLENILKSSGLRPNLDFIMQYGLTTLDSGKLRPDALIFLPSGNLMVIDSKASKFLVDEQDNSGNLSKTMNYHLKSLANKDYAENILTNLNKKDQSFNNVITLMFLPTEQAVEKVIAADPEFLQKAWSCNIFPVGPAGLMNMLSFAKFQITDHRRSENYKVIIEEVRKLLSSIGTMADYSQKIGNNLHNMVTNYDKFAASFNRNFMSRVKNIHKLGIDSGNKAMPAALERYQIVSSKSEIIEVEAENPPQIEEKL